A region from the Linepithema humile isolate Giens D197 chromosome 1, Lhum_UNIL_v1.0, whole genome shotgun sequence genome encodes:
- the LOC105674673 gene encoding putative leucine-rich repeat-containing protein DDB_G0290503 has protein sequence MDHSAESTPSKKICISENVNDMQLKECVPQQLPNAIKQMDTTSWKLLQMDTTKWKFKKEKLSPPKLTNFGSHIVSNGEYQVLNKSHKLETVNKLQKLRILSPKGRDLGEFNVELQANNPLKGKTVKIIKSSVEKVPIISLSNKKLPLVCKQNTPKISQINLVPNSDSTCHKTVITGENKILTSILTSPPQHCVNLPRNEILTNSCTAEIDKEKQLRNSVITYCESDKASTSGINLKNSVCDNNDITNNNEQNHSEINNKNNYLKIKEVTPKNSEVSTDAKIPIHAEVNKSQFLLVNCKKQEINSSNEQYGHFKTGKECIAVIKKTKDGKIITSLKNVRKIDNLNQDNLDNNKKRFYNEKVSDNKNNLFQIKSKLDNTNNQVHEVKTQQNVMTVIPNNEKCVDQNAVLSQHECDAAVSSASTMTIDDKKKIKQDTKRDKLRTKRISQKIFTDCLNATVDNHTCNSEIQHVADISNTNVQSNLQNKTYQKDYHVDLSNQYDIIQKAMDSVKDNELRELAMKALMDCGIGIQRYIPVHSLEQHKSVCDTQVQTEVFGLLDPKSFILISKDIDNINRINQINLQDISDSQNLLSTNDLYSHVDSTSKISEQDIFNVNFWKYFEENLDVTKIETTLSAAMKKYRNLVDHLQKDFESVKQYDQNGMLNIHNAVISNNIHLVQRQLMILKYCKESVDILTKDELTSLELAIKYDIRSEIVKLLLEAGAQPVIPKCIRESALIIASKQSSPLLPMLIKYISDFKLLDLIDSEGLAALHYCSMHGNLEGVNAILSAGGNIDLKDKKSGRTPLFHAIDNNHTVIAQALLKAGAVANIANYAGQTPLPIMTDTKCAPFRISMYTDTL, from the exons ATGGACCATTCTGCGGAATCTACGCCGtcaaagaaaatatgtatttcgGAAAATGTGAACGACATGCAATTGAAAGAATGTGTGCCCCAGCAATTGCCTAATGCAATAAAACAAATGGATACTACAAGTTGGAAATTACTACAAATGGATACTACAAAATGGAAAttcaagaaagaaaaactttcTCCGCCAAAATTAACAAACTTTGGAAGCCACATAGTTTCTAATGGGGAATAccaagttttaaataaatcacacAAGTTAGAAactgtaaataaattgcaaaaattaagaatattgtCTCCTAAAGGACGAGATTTAGGGGAATTTAATGTGGAACTGCAGGCTAATAATCCATTAAAAGGAAAaacagttaaaataattaaatcatctGTCGAAAAAGTcccaataatttctttatcaaataaaaaattaccatTAGTATGTAAGCAAAACACTcctaaaatatcacaaattaatttggtaccaaatagTGATTCTACTTGTCACAAAACTGTAATAActggagaaaataaaatattgacaagCATACTAACATCACCACCGCAACATTGTGTAAATCTGCcaagaaatgaaatattgaCAAATAGTTGTACTGCTGAGATCGATAAAGAAAAGCAACTACGTAATAGTGTTATTACATATTGTGAGAGTGATAAAGCTTCTACAAgtggaataaatttaaaaaattctgtgtGTGATAACAATGATATCACTAATAACAATGAACAGAATCACAgtgagataaataataaaaacaattatttaaaaattaaagaagtgACACCCAAGAATAGTGAAGTTTCTACAGATGCAAAAATACCGATTCACGCAGAAGTTAATAAATCACAATTCCTTTTagtaaattgcaaaaagcaagaaataaattctagTAATGAACAATATGGACATTTTAAAACAGGAAAAGAGTGTATTGCTGTTATAAAAAAGACGAAAGATGGAAAGATAATTACATCTTTAAAGAATGTTCGCAAGATTGACAATTTAAATCAAGATAATTTAGACAACAACAAAAAGAGGTTCTACAATGAGAAAGTctcagataataaaaataatttatttcaaattaaatctaaattagATAACACAAATAATCAAGTGCACGAAGTTAAAACACAACAAAATGTTATGACAGTTATACccaataatgaaaaatgtgtTGATCAGAATGCAGTTTTGTCACAGCATGAATGTGATGCTGCTGTATCATCTGCAAGTACTATGACTatagatgataaaaaaaaaataaaacaagatacAAAGAGAGACAAGTTGCGAACTAAAAGAAtctcacaaaaaatatttacagattgTTTGAATGCCACAGTCGATAATCATACATGTAATTCAGAAATACAACATGTTGCTGATATTAGCAATACAAATGTACAATCTAATTTACAAAACAAGACTTATCAGAAAGACTATCATGTGGACTTATCAAATCAATatgatattattcaaaaagcaATGGACAGTGTAAAAGATAATGAATTACGTGAACTAGCAATGAAAGCTCTAATGGATTGTGGAATTGGAATTCAAAGATATATTCCTGTACATTCACTAGAACAACATAAATCTGTATGCGATACGCAAGTACAAACTGAAGTATTTGGTTTACTCGAtccaaaatcttttatattaataagcaaAGATATTGACAacattaatagaataaatcaAATCAATTTACAAGATATATCTGATAGTCAAAATTTATTGTCaacaaatgatttatattcTCACGTTGATTCTACATCAAAAATTTCTgaacaagatatttttaatgtaaatttctggaaatattttgaagaaaatttggATGTCACCAAAATAGAAACTACTTTATCGGCagcaatgaaaaaatatagaaatcttGTAGATCATTTACAAAAGGACTTTGAATCTGTTAAACAATATGATCAAAACGgcatgttaaatatacataacgcTGTTATAAGCAATAATATTCATCTTGTTCAAAGACAGCTAATGATACTTAAGTACTGTAAAGAAAGCGTCGATATATTAACTAAAGACGAATTG acaaGTTTAGAATTGgcaattaaatatgatatacgCAGCGAAATCGTAAAATTGTTATTGGAGGCTGGAGCGCAACCAGTGATACCGAAGTGCATACGTGAATCGGCATTAATTATTGCTAGCAAACAATCATCACCGTTATTGCCAATgctcattaaatatatctcagattttaaattactcGATCTAATAGACTCAGAAg gTCTTGCAGCTTTACATTATTGCAGTATGCATGGTAATTTAGAAGGAGtcaatgcaattttatcaGCTGGTggaaatatagatttaaaggATAAAAAATCAGGTCGGACACCTTTGTTTCATGCAATAGACAATAATCATACAGTGATAGCGCAAGCATTATTAAAAGCTGGTGCTGTCGCGAACATTGCAAATTATGCGGGACAAACTCCTTTACCCATAATGACTGATACGAAATGTGCACCCTTCAGAATATCGATGTATACAGATAcgctataa